The genomic interval TgatttattcttttacattccacaaaaacaaacatcttcagcaaatgagaaaataatgacaattacaTTCACTTTTTCAAAAAGTAATATATAGAATCATGCGAAATATGAGGAACGTATTAAACAGCATTATTTTGTAAACATGTCATAGGTTCCCAGAAAAAATCTGTAATGATTACAAATTTCTAACGCAATGAAGAAAGTCATCATTCAGTGTATGGGCTGCAAAAGGGCGCATCAAATCCGTCTTTAAGGGGAACGATTCATCCCTGATGATCGTGAACGGAATCTGTTCATCTGAcatgtttattttgaaattgtttttggAATGTTCAGCTGATtcctttccaaaatatcagttATCACTGAATTCTTCAAGATGCCGGCATCACAAAATTGTCCATATTGACCACAATCAACCAAGGTGGAACAAGAATCTGCATCACTTAATGCCATGAGCACAATACTAGGAAAGCCTTGTAATTGTGTTTGGTTTGATTTATTCTTTCACATTCcacaaaaacatacatcttcagcaaatgagaaaataatgacaattacaTTCACTTTTTCAAAAAGTAATATATAGAATCATGTGAAATATGAGGAACGTATTAAACAGCATTATTTTGTAAACATGTCATAGGTTCCCAGAAAAAATCTGTAATGATTACAAATTTCTAACGCAATGAAGAAAGATGaatcaaatgaagaaaaacaaatacattatatagaggTAGTCACTCGAGCCAAGAGTTTACCTACATACAAGCATACAACTGCAAAAGAAACTTTTTCAGTCTACATTTAAAAGTACACATAGAGGATGATTGAATTATATGGGTGtctaaattgttttaaaatgtaggtcctgtgtacatgtaggtaaataTTTGAGAGCAAGAACAATACAAACTGTGGAAACGTGGAAATCGTGTACTTGTCGAGTTGGGTTTTTGTAGTACATTGACCCACTGTTCGCTGGGTTCACAAGCACAATGTGTTTCCCATTAAGTGTACTGACCGCAAAAGGATAAGCCCACAAGTTGCTGAAACATTTCACCATTCGTTTCCAGTCATCTTCGGACGGTTTGGGCATCTCGAGAGGCTGAAGTAATGTTCATAATTTCTCACAGGTTTCATACACATGTTGGGCTATCGTATTTTTGATATGTGAAACGATGCTGACATTGACGCAGCAAACAAGGCTCCTGTGGCAAGATTtctgaaaacaaaacacatgaaaaaaacattattttaagatacatgtaaagatgaatagatgaatacataaatgaatgaattaataaataaatgaaattttaaataaatttacaattgccatgtttttttgttcaattttcttttcattttcagggGTGACAGTGAAACAAACTTGGGAAGGCTTGAACCGTGCTTTCAACAGTGCCATGAGTCGACGAAAAAAGAAGACATCCGGTAGCGGCCAAGGCAACGATAAGCCATGGAAATTCGAAACATCAATGGGTTTTTTGAAAGCTGTCAAAGAGAGAAGGAGCACTATATCCAATCTGGAGGAGATTGATGATTCTGATAGTGATGAGAATTGGAGTAGAGTGGTATTGGAACAGGCCATAGATAAATCGGGCATTTATGACGTCCATGATGATGACGAGGACAACATGGCTCCATCAACGTCATTCAGACCCATTCCTCATAAACCCAATTCAAAGAGGAAGGCAACTGATGATGTGTATGACGACACACAAGCTGGATTGTACAAAGTTATGACCCAATGTCtggaagaaaaacaaacatCCCCTCGACTGAAGTTCTTTGAGTCAATTATGCCACAGGTTGATGAAATGACAGATGATTGTTTTTTAGACTTCCAGATAGAAGTTCTGAACTCTCTCAAACGTTTCCTATATGATCCTGGCCCCGATTGCTCAAACTACAGTCACCCAATGACCCCAGCAACATGATTAATGTCATCGTCAGATTTTTATTACaagaaaactataaaaaaaaactgacccaACTCCACAGGGGATCATTTTGGGCAAATCAGTTAAAACTGATTTAattaaatttgtttaattatatTATATCTGATCATGATATAAAGCACTGTATCAGAATATCAGTCTGTATATGtcgttcttgtttttttttttgttaaccgTCAAGTTTCAGTTAATCGGAGGAAGTCaatttgtctcgcctgcatagcagagctaGACTATAGGTGCAAAAGCGGCGGCAGCGTCAGCATTgcaatcttaacctaaggttaagatttaaaatgtcatcataacttaaaaaatatacggactagttcatgaaacttggacataagggtaatcaagtattaccggacagctcagtcggtagagcgggggtttcggattcagGTGACCCgagttcgattcccaagtggtgcgctagtgccctttggtaagggaTTTATCCTCATttccaggtccctcggagaggaccttaagccattggtcccctggttgcttgctcacaggcattcgtgctttcttagcagtcaggtaaaaaaacctcggtatataagtttcaggtcacgtgaccaaggtcaatggtcatttaaggtcaatgaactttttgccatattgggggtattttGGGGGATTGCCATTataactgaaagtttatggatctagttcatgatgAAACTTATCAAAAGAGTAATCAATTATCACTAAACgccctgtgcgagtttcaggtcacatgaccaaggtcaaagctcaatgaactttggccaagttcgGAGTATTTGTTagattaccatcataacttaaaaagtttacggatctggggcggtattctgatgTCATTTGatctttaaaattttttttttttatctcttaaaatgaaattggtattctgagatgacattttatctctcagataaaattaaaatttttatcttgcgtatgaattttatcttgcgtatcttTGATGATACGCAATagagcagtggctgcgtagacatacccatcgcgtagctggccattgcaacgcgagtgatgtgcttgcgcctaagttactttgaagaaaaaatataataaacttaaaagagggtaggggctattttatctccgcgacgttgatttcgtcaatatttctaggtgaattaactccaaatgttgacatgaaaatgaagaaaaattgtatattcattgagacaccttaaagttattcctgtacaatcggGAAGTATTTTCATAAGACTTtccttgactaatattgtctttgaagtGATGCTTGAAAAGTGCAaaatagacttcgaaaaaaagatgagagtattgtcaGTTTTgtcaaaaagaaatctctgaaagacgcgcaagcgtatagtgcaagcgtatttgaaggcaataaattgacgcaatctcacctCTTCGCCACACCTCCTcgcggaatggatttccattggttgagtgatatgagagagatataaaagcgcgtttctaattggatattgattaaaaaataggtgtgtcttacagatataaaataaagataaaattgttctcagaataccaattcatagagattttaagggcattttatctcactgattttaacggatataaaatgtttcattttatctgagataaaatggatctcagaataccacccctgattcataaaacttggacataagagtaatcaagtatcactgaacatcctgtgcaagtttcaggtcacatgaccaaggtcaaaggtcaatgaactttggccattttggaggtaattattaaatttctgtcataactttcaaagtttgtggatatagtttatgaaatgtggacatagggtaatcaagtatcactggcaagtcttaggtcgcatgatcaaggtcaaatatcatttcGGGTCattgaacgtagtattgtatcgttatatgaatgttttttgtgaataattttttatagtagttttcaaagccaacactgctgctatattaaatcgtaTAATGCAAGTGAGACTGCCAGATGCACTCCACTGGTTTAATCATAGAGTTGGGTCGACTTTGCATTCATACAAAAGTTTGGTACATGTCTATAATAAAATATTAGTTCTGCTACATAGCATCGTTATCAAGCAcgttacatgtatttatttttgtgtatgtatGGTGATTCGGTGTGTGAGCTGTGTTGTGTGATAGTGATGATGTGAGTGATATGCATTTAAGCGCAAGATTATTTAACCCTAATAAGACGGGTAGGGGGCTGATTAaccccccctcaaaattttgtgACCTCATTGCTCGCTGGCTTTCTACTTTAAGTCTGGCGCAAACTTTTGAAatcaaaattgtgacccccaggtacgcggttccaaaattacggaaaattttgtaagtgcatgcagacctaaaattgctcaaaaagtgaatttgtgtacaaatccaatgcaaatagtgtttttagccaaaattcatagaTGTATCAttaaattatcattaaaaataaaaagtaaaaaacaaagaaatacgtaagaaatttagaaaataataaaatacgtaagaaaataaatgtgatgttgaaatttttttggAGTATTATATTTGATCAGATTCTTAAAGTTatcattttaggggcattatttagagCTAACTTTtaattttacgcataaattaccgtaattagcaatgagatttttcacagaatttgatcttgtagttttgtagattatgccatgggtaatgcgcgtgccaattttcatcCCGATCGCACAATCGACAGCTGAGATCATaagggggctgaatcagccccccttCCAGTCTTAGgtgttgaaatagcccagtctatttagggttaactcagtttaaccaaaaattagagTTGGGTCGATTTTGTACTCACATACACAATTGATGTTTGTTTCACTCACCTGATTATAAAAACATGTTACTGTTCCCCTGATATCAGTGTCCTCCAGTTTGATCCATTTGGCCCTATGGAGGGGAaaatcagggccccatcttacaaagaattaagATTGacctgatcaacctcaactctATAGAAATTcatcaatgtcataactttttctacaggaaatttccACAAATaaacatcatatctagaaaataatttgaacaagCATGCAGTTTAGATGTtaactttgctggctttccatagttgtggttgattggattgCTCGCTACTCTTTGTATGACAGAgcccaggggccgattgcacgaaagggtctttgcaagaaCCGTCTTTCTTGTCACCCATTTATTATGATGCGCCATGGAAACGCATTTTAATTAAATTActtgcaaacatattttattcatccaataaattaaacaaaatctttgtttatAAAAAGATGTAATATATCATGAAATCGTATACAAATTGATTTAATACATTTCAGAAATATCCCGCGTACAGcttatcataaaagatgggcgacatgaaagacggtccttggaaagaccctttcgtgcaatcggccccaggtCTTTTTTTTGTAGCTGTTGTATGACATCCGCATGTAGTTGAAAAACACCATCTCATCAGGGTGGTCTATCGGGTTCAGAGATGTTATATGGAACTCCCCCAATGAAAGTGATGACACACCCCTTCACATGTGCTTCCTCAGCCTCGGCCAGTAGGAGAAGAGCCAAATCTTCTTTGTTCACTTTGACAGCACCAAAAGAATACATAAGTAGGACATGCGTGCTTACCTTGTGTGACCCGCCGTGCCCATATAACGTATCGCGAATACCGTATACTTCTATGTGAACTCAGCCTTACGCAAGTCAAGGGCATGCAGTGGTTGGGATTTCATGTAACCAATGGGGGATTTAAACATACCAGACCATGCCTCAAAATCAATCAAGTATACACTATGGGGCATAAGTTCCAAGTTTATTTCAGGGCCTGAAAGCGGAAAGTGTAAATTTGCTTCCCAATCATCTTTTGGACTGGTGGCCAAATACAAAATGTATCCAAAATGCTTAAAAAATAGAAACAAGAATGTTGAgctttaaaaatcaaacaatctcCCCAGAGAAAATCAGGGGGGGATGTCcctgtcaccccccccccctgatcgcTGCCTATGAAGGCACACATGTACTTGTACCTGGAAGTGCAGTGGCCAGGGATATCATGAAATGTGCTACATCTTTGTGATCACATGGATTtcaaaataatcttttttttttctatctcatTTTATGTGCAGATGAGCTTTGATCGCAGAAAATGGAGTCTCGGGAGAAGAAAAAATTGGCAGTTGTGGCTGGAAAGAGAATGTCTGAAGAGAGTGACTCGGCAGATGCCTCCATGGAAGACCTATGTCGGAAAAAATTCAAACCAATCGCACCTAAACCTGTTATTAGAAAAGATCAGCATCAGGCAGTGTTATCAACAGCACATCCTGTGAAAAATGATTCAACACAGAGAAAAGAACAGGTGGTGTTTCCATCTCCCAAGTTTGATCCCAGCAGTGCATTCGTTATGAGACCAGGAAACTCCTTCCCATTCATGTGTGGTGGACCCATGATCATGCCGATTCCAGTGCCAGTTGTCCCTGGCAAAGACGGTTCCTACGTCCCCCTGCAGGTTCCAGTTCCAATTCCGGTTATGGTGCCTGTTGTTGTAAGTCTCAATCAAGCTGCTTCTCCAAGTGCCTTGAACACAGTCGCAGTATCTTCAGATTCCACCCATAATGCTCCATGTGGTGAAAAGGAAAGTCCCGGTGGCAGCAAGaaggacaaaaataataagaaggtgGCTTCGTCAAAGCAAGACAAAACCTCTTGCTCAGGAGACAGTTCAGACAGTAAAGGAGCCAAAGCTAAGCCATGTCGGTACAAGTACagcatgataaaaaatgaatctTTATTCAGGGATATTCTTCGTGGTGTTGGAGGGGATTTCATGGCAAACCATGGCATATCTCTTGCAGTATCATCCAGTGATGCCATTGATGTTAATAGCATATCAAAAGGAATGGTTGCAACATTGGGTCAGAATAAGAAAAACTCTGAGAGCATTAATGATGAGGCACCAGAGTGTAGTCAGAGGCAATCCAAAGTCCACAAAGATGCAGACGGTGATGACTCGAATCTATCACTTAAAGATATAAATGAATGTCATGATGGAAGTTCCAAAAGCACTGGAGATGTGACGGATACTGTAGTATCAAGTAAACCTCAGTCTTCACTTTCCACAACTACCGGTAATCAAGGATCAGTGGTGACAGTACCAGGAAATGTTTGTGTGAACAACGGCCCATCAACATATCCATGTTACACTAACTcatcaaaagaaacaacaaaaaactCAACTGTGTCTGCTTCTCAGGCAAATTCAAACCAAAGATCGCTTGGAAATCAGTTAGGGCAAAGTGTGCCGCATGAAAGTAATCGTAATAATTTTCAGAGTACTTCCACTGTAGAAATGAGTCAATCAGTGCAGCCTTCTGGAACAGCTCTTAGCAATAAACCATCAAGTGTGCGTGCTACCACTGCTTCATGTCCTTTGAGTGTTCCTGAATCATCTGTCCATACATTTTCTTACTACAATACATCTTGTCATAACAGTGTGCCTTCCAACCTGACAAATTCTAATACCCTTGTTTCCACACTATCCAGCTCTGTAGTTCCCAATAACAATTTGCGGGGATTACGTCCACAATGTCCCCCAACAAGTTCCACCATCGTCAGTGCTTCTCACAATCCCCATTGGAATTATGCTCAAGGAAATTCACAAAATATGATGAGAAATGAACCCCCAAACAGGAACGTGCTGAGACCCTTTCATAATTTAGCACAGAGGATTGCAGCAGTACAAAATTCTGAGCATGATCACCCCGATGAATCTAATTTTTATGGTATTGATGAGCTTCATTCCTTCGGTGTAGAGATGGACCAGTCTGCAGGAAGCTTACTCAGTTCTTCCGATGACAGTGTCAGTGGTGTTCTTGGCATGGCAGATGTTGCTGCTTCTGTGCCTGGAACTCTGACAGATAGCCCAACAAGGAGAGCTGTCACAGCTATTGTTACACCACTACCTCGCAGTGTTCCCCTTGCAACCAGCACAACTGGCAGTACTTCTGTGTCTCATATGTCCGAAAATGTTCCAAATGCATCCCAATCAGGATCTCAAAGTTGTGATGTTCCACTTGGGCAAATGCGACCATCTTCTGACCAAGGTAATATTGATAGCAATACCCCAGGATCCAGTCAAAGTAACAAGTTTCTTCAAGCAATTTCATCTTCCACTCAATCAACACATCAGTGGAGTTCTCCAAGTAACGATGGTGCGAGAAGACTACCTAATGCTGAACTATCTGCAATGCGTAATCACTACCCACAACCAACAACTTCCGGTAGTCAGGCAAACGGAATTATGAATGCCACATCTTCTGTCGGTCAGCAAAGGAATATGCATATGGAAGGGTTGCAAAGTCGAACATGTCCAACAGTAACGTCTTCTGGTCTCTTGTCAAACGAGCATGTTCCTAATGCACAAACCTGTGTTGAGAACTCACCGTCTACAACCCAAACACCAGCAGCATATTCTGCTGTTTCTCAGAGTGCTACATTAAATAAAAGATCACAGTCATCCATGTCTACAAATTATAGTATGCCAAACATGAGTACACATCAAACCCATGCATCAAGGCCAAGTTTTGATAATGCTAATAGGAATAGTTCAGGAAATGCACCTTCATATAGAAATAGGAATGATATGCCAAACCCCCAACAGATGCCAAATCCTCTAATAGCAGGAAATTCCACCAGTGGCTATCCAATACAAAGCCACACCAAGCAAAGTTCATACGCAGTTGGTGTAAATTCCAAAGAGAAATCTCCAAACAAAACAGGAGGCAACAGGCAAGCCGATCCTCGGCAAAGTCAAGTACATAATTCTGTTCCATCTTCATCTCGTATGGTTCATCAGTCTCAACCTTCCATTTTGCCTGGTGTTGCCACCAGCCAGCCCGGGTTATCAGGTTTCAATAGTGGGAATTTCTATAATGCAAGTAGAAGCCAGGCACCTATTACAACTCGTTCAGTCTCTGATTCAAGAGGAATGACAGTGACATCTTCTGTGACTGGTCCTTCCATGAGCAATGTATGGCAGCCTTCCTGGTCTGGTAATGTCCCACCCAGTCAGAGTCATCCTTTTACTGGTGATGGGAGTCGACATCAGCAACCAGTATCTGCTGCTCATGCTACTTGTCCTGATCAAACAGCAGCACAAGCAAGACATGTAAGCACGACGACTGTCACTGCAACTACCTCGGTACAATCTGTTCCATTGCAGAGCAATGTTCAGACAAGATCAAGCTTGATTGAAACTGTGCCACCACCTGATAATCAGTCTAGAAATCATATGGGTATGTCGGACACTAGAGGGAGTTCTTCTAATCAAATGCACTTACCTGGTTCAGTACAAACTCCTATGTTTTCAGGGAACAATCAGAGACAGTCACTTCCGCATCCTGTCTCTTCAGGAAGTTTCAATGTCCCTTGTACAGAATCAGGACCAAGAATGCCCTATCCACTAGTTCCTCCCATCATGTTTGGAAATTCAACACCTCGGGGTATTCCTATGGGAAGTCCTATGGGAGGAATCCGTGGTGTACCACTCCCAGGAAGCTTTCCAGCAACTAGCATTTCAGAACAGAATGTTCAACCACCTCAGGTTATGTCATCGTCGCCATCTGCCATACATCATACCCTGTCTCCTGCTATGCATGAACGCCATCGGATGTACTTGCCTTCGCATTTCAATACTCTTCACAGGCCTCTCTACATGCCACCAAGTCCTGCACCAAGTACAGATCTTCCCTTGCTTTCTCCCCACTCATGTGGCCAACTACATGTCCATGACAGTGTACTGTACAGTCCCAGATATCCATCTTCCATTCATAGTTTGTCTCCAGGAGTCAACACCAGTTTCCATGCTTCTACTTTGCATCGGACCTATTCATCCTCCGAACATCAAGAGAATTTTGCCAGAAATAGCATCAGCCATCCTGCACCTCATTATGATAGCCCTATGCCATTGCGAATGACACATCTTGGACAGAGTTCGATGGGTGTGGCAAATGCAGTGAGCTCTCAATCAGGTCAGGTACCACCATCGATAACCTCCTTGCAACATAGTAGCATTGTAGCCAATAGGGAGCAAAATTCACTTTTTGAACAGAATCTGAAGAGACTCCTTGAGCGAAGTGCTAGAAGACACAGCATGGCTTTGGCCAGCTCACATGGATATCCAAGATCATTGTCATGTGACCATACATTTCCCCCTAGACCAATGAGCACCTTTTCTTCACTTTCATCGTTTCCCCCTCCACATTCTTCATCCAGTGTACCCTTCAGTGCTCCATCCACAATGCCTTCAACTCCATCAATCCAACCAAAGACAAGGTTACCATCACAACCACTGCCAAGCAGGCATGCAACAACCACAGCGTCACCAGGAACCGGTACAGCAACtgtcactacagtgtcaacaaCTCTTACACCGACAACATCCTCAATTGTGACAAGTAGAGCTATTCTTGGTAACACAAGTGATAAGTACCTCCCTCTTGAGTTGCTCAGTCCAGATTCTGCAAACGCTCAACCAGCAACACCTGCCACAACCCCCTCGGTACCTTCCCCGCAGGTTGCCGTTGACCTCGTTGTGAAATGTGGAGACACTGTTTTGCAGTGTAGTCGCCAGGTTCTTCGAGAGTCTGGTCGGACTGTTCTTTGCTGCTGGCATTGTGACTACCACACTGCTGAGCCACGTAAGATGAAAAGAcatcaaaagaaagaaaacg from Lytechinus pictus isolate F3 Inbred chromosome 2, Lp3.0, whole genome shotgun sequence carries:
- the LOC135153154 gene encoding uncharacterized protein LOC135153154; the protein is MDDYKYTVIEKVRQMPLLWDPEHFDYKNKDQRQLAWDKLESDMKPPNKGVTVKQTWEGLNRAFNSAMSRRKKKTSGSGQGNDKPWKFETSMGFLKAVKERRSTISNLEEIDDSDSDENWSRVVLEQAIDKSGIYDVHDDDEDNMAPSTSFRPIPHKPNSKRKATDDVYDDTQAGLYKVMTQCLEEKQTSPRLKFFESIMPQVDEMTDDCFLDFQIEVLNSLKRFLYDPGPDCSNYSHPMTPAT
- the LOC135153155 gene encoding mucin-2-like; this encodes MESREKKKLAVVAGKRMSEESDSADASMEDLCRKKFKPIAPKPVIRKDQHQAVLSTAHPVKNDSTQRKEQVVFPSPKFDPSSAFVMRPGNSFPFMCGGPMIMPIPVPVVPGKDGSYVPLQVPVPIPVMVPVVVSLNQAASPSALNTVAVSSDSTHNAPCGEKESPGGSKKDKNNKKVASSKQDKTSCSGDSSDSKGAKAKPCRYKYSMIKNESLFRDILRGVGGDFMANHGISLAVSSSDAIDVNSISKGMVATLGQNKKNSESINDEAPECSQRQSKVHKDADGDDSNLSLKDINECHDGSSKSTGDVTDTVVSSKPQSSLSTTTGNQGSVVTVPGNVCVNNGPSTYPCYTNSSKETTKNSTVSASQANSNQRSLGNQLGQSVPHESNRNNFQSTSTVEMSQSVQPSGTALSNKPSSVRATTASCPLSVPESSVHTFSYYNTSCHNSVPSNLTNSNTLVSTLSSSVVPNNNLRGLRPQCPPTSSTIVSASHNPHWNYAQGNSQNMMRNEPPNRNVLRPFHNLAQRIAAVQNSEHDHPDESNFYGIDELHSFGVEMDQSAGSLLSSSDDSVSGVLGMADVAASVPGTLTDSPTRRAVTAIVTPLPRSVPLATSTTGSTSVSHMSENVPNASQSGSQSCDVPLGQMRPSSDQGNIDSNTPGSSQSNKFLQAISSSTQSTHQWSSPSNDGARRLPNAELSAMRNHYPQPTTSGSQANGIMNATSSVGQQRNMHMEGLQSRTCPTVTSSGLLSNEHVPNAQTCVENSPSTTQTPAAYSAVSQSATLNKRSQSSMSTNYSMPNMSTHQTHASRPSFDNANRNSSGNAPSYRNRNDMPNPQQMPNPLIAGNSTSGYPIQSHTKQSSYAVGVNSKEKSPNKTGGNRQADPRQSQVHNSVPSSSRMVHQSQPSILPGVATSQPGLSGFNSGNFYNASRSQAPITTRSVSDSRGMTVTSSVTGPSMSNVWQPSWSGNVPPSQSHPFTGDGSRHQQPVSAAHATCPDQTAAQARHVSTTTVTATTSVQSVPLQSNVQTRSSLIETVPPPDNQSRNHMGMSDTRGSSSNQMHLPGSVQTPMFSGNNQRQSLPHPVSSGSFNVPCTESGPRMPYPLVPPIMFGNSTPRGIPMGSPMGGIRGVPLPGSFPATSISEQNVQPPQVMSSSPSAIHHTLSPAMHERHRMYLPSHFNTLHRPLYMPPSPAPSTDLPLLSPHSCGQLHVHDSVLYSPRYPSSIHSLSPGVNTSFHASTLHRTYSSSEHQENFARNSISHPAPHYDSPMPLRMTHLGQSSMGVANAVSSQSGQVPPSITSLQHSSIVANREQNSLFEQNLKRLLERSARRHSMALASSHGYPRSLSCDHTFPPRPMSTFSSLSSFPPPHSSSSVPFSAPSTMPSTPSIQPKTRLPSQPLPSRHATTTASPGTGTATVTTVSTTLTPTTSSIVTSRAILGNTSDKYLPLELLSPDSANAQPATPATTPSVPSPQVAVDLVVKCGDTVLQCSRQVLRESGRTVLCCWHCDYHTAEPRKMKRHQKKENEPLKCQLCSYQSGSRCSVNQHYKQEHMDKDDPFRTISH